The DNA segment TGACTTCACCAGCCTTGTCGATGCCGGCCGCGGAGCCGGCCGAGACAGCTGAGTTCGCGTAGTCCTCGATGCGCGCTGCCCTCGTCCGGTCGTACGGCCCGCCTGAGTCCGTCGGGGTCGAGCTGGTGGACGACCCCACCCCGGCGGCAGGCGAGGTGGTCATCGAGGTCCGTGCCGCCGCGGTCAACTTCCCTGATGTGCTCCTCATCAGGAACGAGTACCAGGTCCATGTGAACCCCCCGTTCATTCCCGGCAGCGAGTTCGCAGGCACCGTCCGCGACGTCGCCGACGACGTCACCGAGATCCGACCTGGGGACCGCGTGCTGGGGGCGACCTTCATCGGTGCATTCGCAGAGCTGGTGGCGGCTCCCGCGGCGGGTCTCCTGCGGCTCCCGAAGGGAGTGCAGTTCCGTGAGGCGGCGGCCTTCTGGGTGACGTACAGCACGGCCTACCACGCCCTGAGAAGCGTCGCCCAGGTCGCGCCGGGCGACTGGGTCACGGTGCTCGGCGCGGCGGGCGGCGTGGGCATGGCGGCCATCGACGTCGCCCGGGCGCTCGGCGGGCGCGTGCTGGCTGCCGCGTCCAGCGTCGACAAGCTTCGTGCGTGCCGGGAGCGCGGGGCCGAGGCAACGGTCGACTACGCGACCGAGGACCTCAAGATGCGAATGCGGGAGCTCACCGGTGGTGGTGCCGACGTGGTGATCGATCCCGTCGGTGGCCCGTACTCCGAGCAAGCGCTCCGATCGACGCGATGGGGCGGCCGCTTCGTGGTGGTCGGGTTCGCCTCCGGCACGATCCCCTCGGTTCCCCTCAACCTCGTGCTCCTCAAGGGCGCCATCGTGCGCGGCTTCGACCTCCGGACCTTCGGCGAGCACGCACCCGCCGAGCTCGCCCGCGATCGGCGCGAGCTGCTCGAGCTCGTCGGATCCGGCCAGCTACGCCCGCTCGTGTCAGCGGTGTTCCCTCTGGA comes from the Acidimicrobiales bacterium genome and includes:
- a CDS encoding NADPH:quinone oxidoreductase family protein, coding for MRAALVRSYGPPESVGVELVDDPTPAAGEVVIEVRAAAVNFPDVLLIRNEYQVHVNPPFIPGSEFAGTVRDVADDVTEIRPGDRVLGATFIGAFAELVAAPAAGLLRLPKGVQFREAAAFWVTYSTAYHALRSVAQVAPGDWVTVLGAAGGVGMAAIDVARALGGRVLAAASSVDKLRACRERGAEATVDYATEDLKMRMRELTGGGADVVIDPVGGPYSEQALRSTRWGGRFVVVGFASGTIPSVPLNLVLLKGAIVRGFDLRTFGEHAPAELARDRRELLELVGSGQLRPLVSAVFPLERVGDALAHLGSRRAIGKVVVEP